A window from Mycoplasma phocoeninasale encodes these proteins:
- the pth gene encoding aminoacyl-tRNA hydrolase → MKLIVGLGNPGKEYEKTRHNVGFMTIDKIAEKLQIQLTEKKFNGIFFKDKDVIIAKPLTYMNRSGEFVRLIIEYYDIALSDVLIVYDDMDLPLGQAAIKQNGSSGGHNGMKDIIEKLNTQEIKRIKIGIGRSNSVIDYVLGKFSFEDFNIISKLIDKAAEAIISFISNDIRFVMNKFTGKLHE, encoded by the coding sequence ATGAAGTTAATCGTTGGGCTTGGCAATCCAGGAAAAGAATATGAAAAGACAAGACATAATGTTGGCTTTATGACTATTGATAAAATTGCCGAAAAACTGCAAATTCAGCTGACAGAGAAGAAATTTAATGGAATTTTCTTTAAAGATAAGGATGTAATTATTGCCAAACCACTAACATATATGAATCGTAGCGGTGAATTCGTAAGACTAATAATAGAATATTATGATATTGCTTTAAGCGACGTTTTAATTGTTTATGATGATATGGATCTACCTCTTGGACAAGCAGCAATTAAGCAAAATGGTTCATCAGGTGGGCACAATGGGATGAAAGATATTATTGAAAAATTGAACACTCAGGAAATTAAACGCATAAAAATTGGTATTGGTCGGAGCAATAGTGTTATCGACTATGTTTTGGGTAAATTTAGTTTTGAGGATTTTAATATTATTTCAAAATTAATTGACAAGGCAGCAGAAGCCATTATTTCCTTTATTTCAAATGATATTCGTTTCGTAATGAATAAATTTACAGGCAAATTACATGAATAG
- a CDS encoding AAA family ATPase — protein MMQEYSTIQGYFTKILWMSEKGDVVICSFKIQKNDVINHVKTNKFNSISVIFKNNLFNLQEIILDEKIYQIQIIANKFSKYPNSYIAKSISNVKENDSYKVNYIVKFLKSANFRGIGEEKSWAIVNDLGADAITKIIEDDNIEYRKYNISEENWKQARKFLVENPQLVEDQLLFLKLNLSPSLYEIILKQFLTLNSFIEKYKENFYLFFLENKKVKLEDIDKLNAYFNNPNHPFKKATHVYKAISDYFFSSGHTRVKRNEIYEKLLKSISYDVNWPRDGEEFLNSINLLISELYLIELDYNSEIYLTTKEIFEMEKYIIERLIAIKNKSKLIPIPFKDNKKYHDLQHKAITSALSEKLVLITGSPGTGKTLITNEIINQLLNKYHEKDIAVVTPTGRATININNQQRKLKASTIHSFLEWDPDNDRFNVNENYSKNIECLIIDEFSMVSVDIFFSLLKGINKRYLKRIILVGDKDQLPAIGPGYLINDFIENEIFNTIFLSKIYRQAENYEIIKDAISINNGKWPKFDGTSSQFIETKREQLKDKIKEYIEKLLSSGYNKRDIAILSPIYNYDTGIDEINDSISEFYRSLEKQDIIKYREKTYALDDKVINLTNDPKTKIFNGEIGYISNFTLESKKNSAEKLLTHVSVDFEDSEKTVTFSRSDFLANTYPAYCTSVHKYQGSECKAVIIVLFSEAKRLLSKKLIYTAITRAKNYSVILGEKEALIEGIKNDGDSKRITNISKLWNEVK, from the coding sequence ATGATGCAAGAGTACTCAACTATACAAGGTTATTTTACAAAAATATTATGAATGTCTGAAAAGGGTGATGTAGTAATTTGCAGTTTTAAGATACAAAAAAATGATGTTATTAATCATGTAAAAACAAATAAATTTAATTCAATTTCAGTAATTTTTAAAAATAATTTGTTTAATTTACAGGAAATAATTTTAGATGAAAAAATTTATCAAATTCAAATTATTGCTAATAAATTTTCCAAATATCCAAATAGTTATATCGCAAAAAGTATATCAAATGTTAAAGAAAATGATAGCTATAAAGTTAACTACATTGTTAAATTCCTTAAAAGTGCAAATTTTCGAGGCATTGGTGAAGAGAAATCATGGGCAATTGTTAATGACCTAGGAGCGGATGCCATTACAAAGATTATTGAAGATGATAACATTGAATACAGAAAATATAATATTTCCGAAGAGAATTGAAAACAAGCGAGAAAATTTTTAGTTGAAAATCCGCAATTAGTTGAAGATCAACTACTATTTTTAAAACTAAATTTAAGTCCTTCGCTTTATGAAATAATCTTAAAGCAATTTTTAACTCTAAATAGTTTTATTGAAAAATACAAGGAGAACTTTTATTTGTTCTTTCTAGAGAATAAAAAAGTAAAGTTAGAAGATATTGATAAATTAAATGCTTATTTTAATAATCCTAATCACCCTTTTAAGAAAGCAACCCATGTTTATAAGGCAATTTCTGACTATTTCTTTAGCTCAGGTCATACCCGAGTTAAGAGAAATGAAATTTATGAAAAACTTTTAAAAAGCATTAGTTATGACGTTAACTGACCAAGAGATGGCGAAGAATTTCTTAATTCAATTAATCTCTTAATTAGTGAATTGTATCTAATTGAATTAGACTATAACAGCGAAATATACTTAACGACCAAAGAAATTTTTGAAATGGAAAAATATATTATTGAACGACTTATTGCTATTAAAAACAAAAGTAAATTAATTCCGATCCCTTTTAAAGATAATAAAAAATACCACGATCTCCAACATAAAGCAATTACTTCAGCCTTATCAGAAAAACTAGTTTTAATTACTGGTAGTCCAGGCACTGGAAAGACTTTAATAACTAACGAAATTATTAATCAACTCCTAAATAAATATCATGAAAAAGATATTGCTGTCGTTACTCCAACAGGGCGAGCCACAATTAACATTAACAATCAGCAAAGAAAACTAAAGGCCTCGACTATTCACAGTTTTCTTGAATGAGATCCGGATAATGACCGTTTTAACGTTAATGAAAACTATTCCAAAAATATTGAATGTTTAATTATCGACGAATTCTCAATGGTCAGCGTTGATATATTTTTCTCACTTTTGAAAGGGATTAACAAAAGGTATTTGAAAAGAATTATTCTAGTCGGCGACAAAGATCAATTGCCAGCCATTGGCCCTGGATATCTAATTAATGATTTTATTGAAAATGAAATATTTAATACAATCTTCTTAAGCAAAATTTATCGACAAGCAGAAAACTATGAAATTATTAAAGACGCAATTAGCATTAATAATGGCAAATGGCCTAAATTTGATGGAACAAGTTCACAATTTATCGAAACAAAAAGAGAACAATTAAAAGACAAAATCAAGGAATATATTGAAAAGTTACTATCATCAGGCTACAATAAACGTGATATTGCAATTTTAAGTCCAATTTATAATTACGACACCGGCATTGACGAAATTAACGATAGCATTAGTGAATTTTATCGCAGTTTAGAAAAACAAGACATCATCAAATATCGCGAAAAAACTTATGCTCTTGATGACAAGGTAATTAATTTAACAAATGATCCTAAAACTAAAATTTTTAATGGTGAAATTGGATATATTTCTAATTTCACTTTAGAGAGCAAAAAAAATAGTGCCGAGAAGCTACTCACACATGTTTCTGTTGATTTTGAAGATAGTGAAAAAACAGTGACTTTTAGTCGATCTGACTTTCTAGCTAATACTTATCCTGCATATTGCACTAGTGTTCATAAATATCAAGGTAGTGAATGCAAAGCGGTTATTATTGTTCTATTCTCGGAAGCCAAACGTCTTCTTAGTAAAAAATTAATTTATACCGCTATCACTAGAGCAAAAAATTATAGTGTGATTTTAGGTGAAAAAGAAGCTTTAATTGAAGGCATTAAAAATGATGGTGATTCAAAAAGAATTACAAATATTTCCAAATTATGAAATGAGGTTAAATAA
- the serS gene encoding serine--tRNA ligase: protein MLDLKFILSNKSEIIKKLSTRNFDLSVIEEIIELGNKRNEFIHDLETLQAKRNELSQEIGIRIRNKQKTDDLLEEVNKIKEEIDLKDSKADEIIKKVHDLLLQVPNLPYDDVPVGRNENDNVVVREHAKLGRGLVKNVDAHYEIGLKHGMLDFTRAVKLAKTRFVLYKNDGAKLVRALANFMLDVHTKNGYREMLPAHLVNSSMLYGTGQLPKFANDLFKVEDNDLWLIPTAEVPVTNYHYDEIIDLSSPIKYVAYTKCFRSEAGSGGKDTKGLIRQHEFHKVELVKIVAQEDGIREWEKTVNDAKSILELLEIPYREVLLSTGDLGFGSAKTIDLEIWIPSEQRYRETSSISIYNDFQSKRAKIRYRGSDNKTKYAYTINGSGVAIDRVVAAILENYQNPDGSIDIPKVLIPYMGKESIK from the coding sequence ATGTTAGATTTAAAATTTATTCTAAGCAATAAAAGTGAAATTATTAAAAAACTTTCGACAAGAAATTTTGATCTTTCCGTTATTGAAGAAATTATCGAATTAGGCAATAAGCGTAATGAGTTTATTCATGATCTTGAGACTTTACAGGCCAAGAGAAATGAATTAAGTCAAGAGATTGGCATTAGAATTAGAAATAAGCAAAAAACTGATGATCTACTGGAAGAAGTAAATAAAATTAAAGAAGAAATCGACTTAAAAGATAGCAAAGCTGATGAAATTATTAAAAAAGTTCATGATCTACTGCTACAAGTTCCTAATTTGCCATATGATGATGTGCCAGTTGGAAGAAATGAAAACGATAATGTTGTTGTCAGAGAACATGCTAAATTGGGGAGAGGATTAGTTAAAAATGTTGATGCTCACTATGAAATCGGGCTTAAACATGGTATGCTAGATTTTACAAGAGCTGTTAAATTAGCCAAAACAAGGTTCGTTTTATATAAAAATGATGGTGCTAAACTAGTTAGAGCCCTTGCTAATTTTATGCTTGATGTTCACACTAAAAATGGTTATAGAGAAATGCTTCCAGCTCACCTTGTTAATTCTTCAATGCTATATGGTACTGGGCAGCTTCCAAAGTTTGCAAATGATTTATTTAAAGTTGAAGATAATGATTTGTGATTAATTCCCACTGCTGAAGTACCAGTTACAAATTATCACTATGATGAAATTATTGATCTTAGCTCACCAATTAAATACGTTGCTTATACTAAATGCTTTCGCTCTGAAGCTGGAAGCGGTGGCAAAGATACTAAGGGTTTAATTCGTCAACATGAATTCCATAAAGTTGAACTTGTGAAAATTGTCGCTCAAGAAGATGGTATTCGTGAATGAGAGAAAACCGTTAACGATGCTAAAAGTATTTTAGAACTATTAGAAATACCATATCGTGAAGTTTTACTCTCAACTGGAGATTTAGGTTTTGGATCGGCAAAGACAATTGATTTAGAAATTTGAATTCCTTCAGAGCAGAGATATCGTGAAACCAGTTCGATTTCAATATACAATGACTTTCAATCAAAACGTGCCAAAATTAGATATCGTGGAAGTGACAATAAAACAAAATATGCTTACACCATTAATGGCTCAGGTGTGGCAATTGATAGAGTTGTAGCTGCCATTTTAGAAAACTATCAAAATCCAGATGGCAGTATCGATATTCCTAAAGTTTTAATTCCATATATGGGCAAAGAAAGCATTAAATAA
- a CDS encoding ATP-binding cassette domain-containing protein has translation MVNKKNIFQAKNIYKSVKGRFLIDNASFSVWENRIHILIGENGAGKSTLMKICTGSDLDFEG, from the coding sequence ATGGTTAATAAAAAAAATATCTTCCAAGCGAAAAATATATATAAAAGTGTCAAGGGTCGCTTTTTAATCGACAATGCGAGTTTTTCAGTTTGGGAAAACAGAATTCACATCCTTATCGGAGAGAACGGAGCCGGTAAATCCACCCTTATGAAAATTTGTACTGGAAGTGATTTAGACTTCGAAGGATAA
- a CDS encoding AAA family ATPase: protein MKNNPNTFSSGEQKKLILLFSEIAKPRLLFLDEPDSNLDPTARKMLYLKLREFTKAGITILVSSHLIDEIKDYVDDATLIKKGKIVWTGSIYSSNEISYLYNQHILYKA from the coding sequence ATGAAAAATAATCCCAACACTTTTTCAAGCGGGGAACAGAAAAAATTGATTTTACTATTTTCTGAAATAGCAAAACCAAGACTACTATTTCTAGATGAACCTGACTCTAATTTAGATCCAACTGCCCGAAAAATGTTGTATTTAAAATTACGAGAATTTACAAAAGCGGGAATTACAATTTTGGTTTCATCGCATTTGATTGACGAAATAAAAGATTATGTCGATGATGCCACTTTAATAAAAAAAGGAAAAATTGTCTGAACTGGATCAATTTATAGTAGCAACGAAATATCTTATTTGTATAACCAACACATCCTATACAAAGCATAA
- the pyk gene encoding pyruvate kinase encodes MNFNEQKTKIVATIGPASENYEVMKRIIEAGVSTIRVNFSHGNPETHKNKFETARAISKELDIPISLMLDTKGPEIRIGKMKNDLCYIAPKSTLSIKTDEESYKNLIGDEKTISISYRMDKDVKAGNQVLLDDGKLVTIVKEVKQMEVIVETVNGHNLKTNKRVNIPGVDFSIPFLSDKDKEDIKWGAGYKVDYIAASFVNSAKNVLEIRKILDENNGKHIQIISKIESQTAINNIDEIIQASDGIMIARGDLGLEIPYYDVPYYEKRIIRKCRLAGKEVIVATQMLDSMENVPLPTRAEVTDVYFAVEIGADATMLSGETASGKYPYEAVSTMSKIAKRAEKEYYTDPFYAHQIEKVANNPSSRMLIAYEVAKILEKGEYKFAVVLSHSGKLLKEISKYRPNSYIIGVVSDEKLVWSFGVTSSVFCERHSEAVRALIKYNHEAANTILEKYGAKKGDKFIVVDSLNITMHEY; translated from the coding sequence ATGAATTTTAATGAACAAAAAACCAAAATTGTTGCGACAATTGGTCCAGCTTCAGAGAATTATGAAGTAATGAAAAGAATAATTGAGGCTGGAGTTAGCACAATTAGAGTTAACTTTTCACATGGAAATCCTGAAACTCATAAAAATAAATTTGAAACTGCGAGAGCAATTTCAAAAGAACTTGACATTCCTATTTCGTTAATGCTTGACACTAAAGGTCCAGAAATTAGAATTGGAAAGATGAAAAATGATTTATGCTACATCGCACCAAAATCAACACTTTCAATTAAAACTGATGAAGAATCATATAAAAATCTAATTGGGGATGAAAAAACTATTTCAATATCTTATCGAATGGATAAAGATGTTAAAGCTGGTAACCAAGTACTACTAGATGACGGAAAATTAGTAACAATTGTTAAAGAAGTTAAACAAATGGAAGTAATTGTGGAAACAGTTAACGGGCATAATTTAAAAACTAACAAAAGAGTTAATATCCCAGGTGTTGACTTCTCAATTCCATTTTTAAGTGATAAAGATAAAGAAGATATTAAATGAGGAGCTGGCTATAAAGTTGACTATATTGCAGCATCATTTGTTAATTCGGCTAAAAATGTGCTAGAAATTCGTAAAATCTTAGATGAAAATAACGGAAAACACATTCAAATTATTTCTAAAATTGAATCACAAACTGCTATTAATAATATTGATGAAATCATTCAAGCTAGTGACGGAATTATGATTGCTAGGGGGGATTTAGGTTTGGAAATTCCATACTATGATGTTCCTTACTATGAAAAAAGAATTATTCGCAAATGTCGTTTGGCTGGCAAGGAAGTAATCGTAGCAACACAAATGCTTGACTCAATGGAAAATGTTCCATTGCCCACAAGAGCAGAAGTAACAGACGTTTACTTTGCTGTTGAAATTGGAGCAGATGCAACGATGCTATCAGGAGAAACTGCCAGTGGAAAATACCCATATGAAGCTGTTAGCACAATGTCAAAAATAGCTAAAAGAGCGGAAAAAGAATACTACACTGATCCATTTTATGCTCATCAAATCGAAAAAGTGGCAAATAATCCAAGTTCAAGAATGCTAATTGCTTATGAAGTAGCAAAAATTCTAGAAAAAGGTGAATATAAATTTGCTGTTGTATTAAGTCACAGTGGAAAATTACTGAAGGAAATTTCAAAATATCGTCCTAACTCATATATTATTGGAGTAGTAAGCGATGAAAAACTAGTATGAAGTTTCGGAGTTACTTCAAGTGTATTTTGTGAAAGACACTCTGAAGCAGTTAGAGCACTAATTAAATACAACCACGAAGCGGCTAATACTATATTAGAAAAATATGGTGCTAAAAAAGGCGATAAATTTATTGTAGTTGATAGTTTAAATATTACAATGCATGAATATTAG